In Mycobacterium sp. ITM-2016-00317, the genomic window CAGGCGTTGGACCAGACGCTGATCCAGCTGGCCGAGGGCGCGTTGGAGGACGCGCACCCGGTGCGCCTGGAGCTGCCGATCCGCAACGTCAACCGCACGGTCGGCACGCTGCTGGGCAGCGAGGTCACCCGGCGTTACGGGGCGCAGGGCCTGCCGGAGGACACCGTGCACATCACGCTGACCGGATCGGCCGGGCAGTCCCTCGGCGCCTTCCTGCCGCCGGGTGTCACCCTCGAACTCGTCGGTGACGCCAATGACTATGTGGGCAAGGGCCTTTCGGGTGGAAAGATCATCGTCAAACCCCAGGACGACGTGCTGTTCCTGCCGGAGGACAACGTGATCGCCGGCAACACGCTGTTGTTCGGGGCCACCGCCGGTGAGCTGTACCTGCGCGGCCGGGTGGGGGAGCGGTTCGCGGCGCGTAACTCCGGCGCGCTGACCGTCGTGGAGGGCGTGGGCGACCATGCATGCGAGTACATGACCGGCGGCCGGGTGGTCGTCCTGGGCAAGGTGGGCCGCAACATGGCCGCTGGCATGTCGGGCGGTATCGCCTACGTCCTGGGCCTGGATCCCAAGCGGGTGAACACCGAGATGGTGGAGCTCCAGCGCCTCGAACCCGAGGACCTGGCGTGGCTGCACGACGTCGTCGCCCGGCACGCCCGAAACACCGGCAGCACGGTGGCCACCTCGGTGCTGTCCGACTGGCCGAGGCGCAGCGCCCAGTTCACCAAGATCATGCCGCGCGACTACCAGCGCGTGCTGCAAGCGACCCGGATGGCGCAGGCCGAAGGCCGGGATGTCGATTCGGCGATCATGGAGGCCAGCCGTGGCTGATCCGCACGGATTTCTCGAAGTGACCAGGGTGGAGGCCGCCAAGCGGCCGGTCGACGAACGGGTCGGCGACTGGCGTGAGGTCTACGAACGTCAGGACCCGCACCAGCGGGCCGGTGAGGTCTCCCAGCAGGCCCGCCGCTGCATGGACTGCGGAATCCCGTTCTGCCACTCGGGAACCGCGGGCTGCCCGCTGGGCAACCTGATCCCCGAGTGGAACGACCTGGTGCGCCGGGGCCGGTGGGACGCGGCCAGCGACCGCCTGCACGCCACCAACAACTTCCCGGAATTCACCGGTCGGCTGTGCCCGGCGCCGTGCGAGGCGGCGTGCGTGCTGTCGATCGCCGAGGAGCAGACCGGCGGAAGCGTCACGATCAAACGCATCGAGCAGACGATCGCTGACCATGCCTGGATGACCGGCATCGTCGAACCCCAGCCCGCGGCGATCTCCACCGGCAAGCGGGTCGCGGTGGTCGGCTCCGGCCCGGCCGGGCTGGCCGCGGCGCAGCAGCTCACCCGTGCCGGGCACGACGTCACCGTCTACGAGCGGGACGACCGGATCGGCGGTCTGATGCGCTACGGCATCCCGGAGTACAAGCTGGAGAAGTCGACGCTGAACCAGCGGCTGGCCCAGATGCGCGCCGAGGGCACCCGGTTCGTCACCGAATGCGAGGTCGGGGTGGATGTCCCGGTAGAGCAGCTGCGCGCCCAGCACGACGCGGTGGTGCTCGCCGTCGGTGCGCTGCGCGCCCGGGACAACCAGGTCGAGGGCCGTGAGCTCGACGGCGTGCATCTGGCGATGGAGCATCTCGTGCCCGCCAACAAGGAGTGTGAGGGCGACGGTCCCAGCGAGATCAGCGCCGAGGGCAAGCACGTGGTGATCATCGGCGGCGGTGACACCGGAGCGGACTGTCTGGGCACTGCGCACCGACAGGGTGCGGCGTCGGTGACCCAGCTCGACTACAACCCCGAACCGCCCGAGCAGCGCGACGACACTCGCTCGCCGTGGCCGACCTGGCCGATCATGCTGCGCACCCGGCTGGCCCCGGCGCACGCCGAGGGCGGACACCGTCGCTACGAGGTGGCCGTGCAGCGGTTCCTCGGTGACGGCAAGGGCAACCTGCGCGCGATGGAGATCGCCGAGGTCAAGGTCGAGCGTGACGAGGAGGGTCGCAGGCACGTCGTCCCGGTCGGCGACACGCTGGAGATCCCGTGCGAGCTCGCGCTGCTGGCGATCGGCTTCGAAGGCGTCGAGCGCATGGCGCTGCTCGACGAGCTCGGTCTGGAGCTGAACAGGCGGGGCACGCTGTCGTGCGGATCGGACTGGCAGACCGACGCCCCCGGGGTGTTCGTCTGCGGGGACGCGCACCGCGGTGCATCGCTGATCGTGTGGGCGATCGCCGAGGGCCGCAGCGCCGCGCACGCCGTCGACGCCTATCTGATGGGGGACTCGGATCTGCCCGCCCCGGTACGGCCCGGGACCCTACCGCTGGCCGTCGTCTGAATCGATTAACGACTATGCTCAGTTGCCGTGAGTAGACGCGGGAAGATCGTCTGTACGTTGGGCCCGGCCACCGCCTCCGAGGAGGCTGTCAGGCAGCTGGTGGAGTCGGGAATGGACGTCGCCCGGCTGAACTTCAGCCACGGTGACTACCCCGACCACGAAGCCAACTACAAGCGCGTGCGCGCCGCGTCCGACGGGACCGGGCGCGCCGTCGGGATCCTCGCTGACCTGCAGGGACCCAAGATCCGCCTCGGCAGGTTCGCCGACGGACCGACAGTCTGGACCAACGGCGAGACGATCCGGATCACCGTCGAGGACATCGAAGGCACCCGCGACCGGGTGTCGACGACCTACAAGCGGCTGGCGCAGGACGCCAGCCCCGGGGACCGGGTGCTGGTCGACGACGGCAACGTCGGTCTGGTCGTCGAGCACATCGACGGTAACGACGTCGTCTGCACCGTCACCGAGGGCGGCAAGGTCAGCAACAACAAGGGCATGTCCCTGCCCGGGATGAACGTCTCGGCCCCCGCGCTGTCGGAGAAGGACATCGACGACCTGGAGTTCGCGCTGCGACTCGGCGTCGACCTGGTCGCGCTGTCGTTCGTGCGTTCGCCGGCCGACGTCGAACTGGTCCACGAGGTGATGGACCGGGTCGGGCGTCGGGTGCCGGTCATCGCGAAACTGGAGAAGCCCGAGGCGATCGACAACCTCGAGGCCATCGTGCTGGCGTTCGACGCGATCATGGTCGCCCGCGGCGACCTCGGGGTGGAGCTGCCGCTGGAGGAAGTGCCGCTGGTCCAGAAGCGCGCGATCCAGATGGCAAGAGAGAACGCCAAACCGGTCATCGTCGCGACCCAGATGCTGGAGTCGATGATCGAGAACTCCCGGCCCACCCGGGCCGAGGCCTCCGACGTCGCCAACGCGGTGCTCGACGGTGCCGACGCGGTCATGCTCTCGGGGGAGACCTCGGTGGGCAAGTTCCCGTTCGAGACGGTGCGCACGATGGCCCGCATCATCTCCGCGGTGGAGGACAACTCGGTGGCCGCACCGCCGCTGACGCACGTGCCGCGCACCAAGCGCGGCGTGATCTCCTACGCCGCCCGCGACATCGGCGAACGGCTCGACGCCAAGGCGCTGGTGGCGTTCACCCAATCCGGTGACACCGTGCGCCGCCTGGCCCGGCTGCACACCCCGCTGCCGGTGCTGGCGTTCACCGCGCTGCCCGAGGTGCGCAGCCAGTTGGCGCTGACCTGGGGTACCGAGACGTTCATCGTTCCGCACATCGACACCACCGACGGCATGATCCGTCAGGTCGACCAG contains:
- a CDS encoding glutamate synthase subunit beta — encoded protein: MADPHGFLEVTRVEAAKRPVDERVGDWREVYERQDPHQRAGEVSQQARRCMDCGIPFCHSGTAGCPLGNLIPEWNDLVRRGRWDAASDRLHATNNFPEFTGRLCPAPCEAACVLSIAEEQTGGSVTIKRIEQTIADHAWMTGIVEPQPAAISTGKRVAVVGSGPAGLAAAQQLTRAGHDVTVYERDDRIGGLMRYGIPEYKLEKSTLNQRLAQMRAEGTRFVTECEVGVDVPVEQLRAQHDAVVLAVGALRARDNQVEGRELDGVHLAMEHLVPANKECEGDGPSEISAEGKHVVIIGGGDTGADCLGTAHRQGAASVTQLDYNPEPPEQRDDTRSPWPTWPIMLRTRLAPAHAEGGHRRYEVAVQRFLGDGKGNLRAMEIAEVKVERDEEGRRHVVPVGDTLEIPCELALLAIGFEGVERMALLDELGLELNRRGTLSCGSDWQTDAPGVFVCGDAHRGASLIVWAIAEGRSAAHAVDAYLMGDSDLPAPVRPGTLPLAVV
- the pyk gene encoding pyruvate kinase, which translates into the protein MSRRGKIVCTLGPATASEEAVRQLVESGMDVARLNFSHGDYPDHEANYKRVRAASDGTGRAVGILADLQGPKIRLGRFADGPTVWTNGETIRITVEDIEGTRDRVSTTYKRLAQDASPGDRVLVDDGNVGLVVEHIDGNDVVCTVTEGGKVSNNKGMSLPGMNVSAPALSEKDIDDLEFALRLGVDLVALSFVRSPADVELVHEVMDRVGRRVPVIAKLEKPEAIDNLEAIVLAFDAIMVARGDLGVELPLEEVPLVQKRAIQMARENAKPVIVATQMLESMIENSRPTRAEASDVANAVLDGADAVMLSGETSVGKFPFETVRTMARIISAVEDNSVAAPPLTHVPRTKRGVISYAARDIGERLDAKALVAFTQSGDTVRRLARLHTPLPVLAFTALPEVRSQLALTWGTETFIVPHIDTTDGMIRQVDQSMLNLGRYKRGDLVVIVAGAPPGTVGSTNLIHVHRIGEDDV